In Populus alba chromosome 9, ASM523922v2, whole genome shotgun sequence, a genomic segment contains:
- the LOC118053755 gene encoding 3-ketoacyl-CoA synthase 12 → MDFLLLVYAFLIFYSLFMLWRAIDRKRDRECYILDYECYKPTDDRKLGTEFSGKVILRSKQLGLNEYKFLLKAIVNSGIGEQTYGPRIMFKGQEENPTLQDSVYEMEEFFHDSIDKLLARSGISPREIDVLVVNVSMLSSVPSLAARIVNHYKLREDVKVFNLSGMGCSASLISVNIVQNVFKSCKNVYALAVTSESLSPNWYSGNDRSMILANCLFRSGGCAILLTNKRALKHRAMFKLKCLVRTHHGARDESYECCLQREDEQGRLGFHLGKSLPKAATRALVDNLREITPKILPVRELLRFMVVSFIRKYRSYRSTKGVVSPKPVINFKTGVDHFCIHTGGKAVIDGIGVNLDLTEYDLEPARMTLHRFGNTSASSLWYVLGYMEAKRRLKRGDRVLMVSFGAGFKCNSCLWEVVRDLDADNVWKDCIDSYPPNSLANPFMEKFGWINNEDQSTFVMPS, encoded by the coding sequence ATGGATTTTCTCTTGTTAGTATATGCTTTCCTAATCTTCTATTCTCTCTTCATGTTATGGAGGGCGATTGATAGGAAAAGAGACCGAGAATGTTATATACTAGACTATGAGTGCTACAAACCAACAGATGACAGGAAGCTTGGCACAGAGTTTTCTGGGAAAGTGATACTGAGGAGTAAACAGCTTGGTCTTAACGAGTACAAGTTTCTGTTGAAAGCTATTGTGAACTCTGGGATTGGGGAGCAGACGTATGGTCCCAGGATCATGTTCAAAGGCCAAGAGGAAAACCCTACATTACAAGATTCAGTTTATGAGATGGAGGAGTTCTTTCATGACAGCATCGACAAGCTCTTGGCCAGGTCAGGCATTTCTCCTAGAGAAATTGATGTTCTTGTAGTTAATGTCTCCATGCTGTCTTCCGTGCCTTCTTTAGCCGCTAGGATCGTAAATCACTACAAACTAAGGGAAGATGTTAAGGTTTTTAACCTCTCTGGGATGGGTTGTAGTGCAAGCCTTATATCAGTCAACATTGTCCAAAACGTTTTCAAGAGTTGCAAGAATGTTTATGCGCTTGCTGTCACCTCGGAGTCTTTAAGCCCTAATTGGTACTCAGGGAATGATAGATCCATGATTCTTGCAAATTGTTTGTTCCGATCTGGTGGTTGTGCCATCCTTTTGACCAACAAAAGGGCCCTAAAGCACCGAGCCATGTTCAAATTGAAGTGCCTGGTTAGGACACACCATGGGGCTAGAGACGAGTCATATGAGTGTTGCCTTCAAAGAGAAGACGAGCAAGGGCGCCTAGGGTTTCACCTAGGCAAGTCACTACCAAAGGCCGCTACACGAGCTTTGGTCGACAACCTCAGAGAAATAACCCCAAAGATCCTGCCAGTAAGGGAGCTACTTAGATTTATGGTGGTGTCATTCATACGGAAATATCGGAGCTATAGATCCACGAAGGGAGTAGTCAGTCCTAAACCTGTGATTAACTTCAAGACCGGTGTCGATCACTTCTGCATCCACACCGGTGGCAAGGCGGTGATAGACGGGATCGGCGTTAATCTTGACCTCACCGAGTATGATCTGGAGCCAGCAAGAATGACATTGCACAGGTTTGGCAACACATCTGCTAGCAGTCTGTGGTATGTTTTGGGATACATGGAGGCCAAAAGGAGGCTAAAGAGAGGCGATAGGGTTCTGATGGTGAGTTTTGGTGCGGGCTTTAAATGCAACAGCTGTTTGTGGGAGGTGGTGAGAGACTTGGATGCAGATAACGTGTGGAAGGACTGCATTGATAGCTATCCACCAAACTCATTGGCCAATCCATTCATGGAGAAGTTTGGGTGGATAAACAATGAAGATCAAAGCACTTTTGTAATGCCTTCTTAA
- the LOC118053756 gene encoding nudix hydrolase 9 isoform X1 has product MEKTNYKLVLSCPSGLSPSQVSVVFDPSYDRIAHPDIELENSISEIWDQRVQKNASLYNGKKFRYGGYTLCNRGGSQQDFHVCLHLGLTDYRTFVGTNLNPLWEKFLVPSEDDLMQCQHTSSPLGNGAILETSDKKIVVLQRSYNVGEFPGHVVFPGGHPEPEEVGAASHQMGERLTNSEHNNTKVLFHHCCQGVIALCFLFPILVLSCCKWTECNPLFIGISRRVLNVRPAAFFFIKCNIESKEIQRLYAGAQDGYESTQLYTVSLIELENMASKMPGCHQGGLALYKLMLEAMKNI; this is encoded by the exons ATGGAGAAAACAAACTACAAACTTGTGCTCTCATGCCCCTCTGGTCTCTCGCCTTCTcag GTATCTGTGGTTTTTGATCCATCTTACGATAGAATCGCCCATCCTGACATTGAATTAGAAAACTCCATTTCTGAG ATATGGGATCAGAGGGTGCAGAAGAACGCATCTTTGTACAATGGGAAAAAGTTCCGG TATGGAGGGTATACACTGTGCAACAGAGGTGGTTCACAACAAGATTTTCATGTGTGTCTCCACCTTGGTTTGACAGATTATAG GACTTTTGTGGGAACAAACCTAAATCCTCTTTGGGAAAAGTTCCTTGTTCCATCAGAAG atgaCCTTATGCAGTGTCAACACACCTCAAGTCCACTGGGTAATGGTGCAATTTTAGAGACATCTGACAAGAAAATAGTTGTGTTACAAAGAAGTTACAATGTAGGGGAATTTCCTGGACACGTTGTTTTCCCTGGAGGCCATCCAGAG CCTGAAGAAGTTGGAGCAGCATCTCATCAGATGGGTGAACGCTTAACAAATTCGGAACACAATAACACCAAG GTATTGTTTCATCATTGTTGCCAGGGGGTAATTGCTTTGTGTTTTCTCTTTCCAATTCTAGTGCTTAGTTGTTGCAAATGGACCGag TGCAATCCACTATTTATTGGTATATCCCGCAGGGTGTTAAACGTCAGACCAGctgcttttttctttatcaaatgtAACATCGAGTCAAAAGAAATTCAACGACTGTATGCTGGTGCACAAGATGGTTATGAATCAACCCAACTTTACACAGTTTCATTG ATTGAATTAGAAAACATGGCATCTAAAATGCCTGGCTGCCATCAAGGTGGACTTGCTCTCTATAAGCTGATGTTGGAAGCTATGAAGAATATCTGA
- the LOC118053756 gene encoding nudix hydrolase 9 isoform X2: MEKTNYKLVLSCPSGLSPSQVSVVFDPSYDRIAHPDIELENSISEIWDQRVQKNASLYNGKKFRYGGYTLCNRGGSQQDFHVCLHLGLTDYRTFVGTNLNPLWEKFLVPSEDDLMQCQHTSSPLGNGAILETSDKKIVVLQRSYNVGEFPGHVVFPGGHPEPEEVGAASHQMGERLTNSEHNNTKVSQEMFDSIIREVVEEIGVPVTSLCNPLFIGISRRVLNVRPAAFFFIKCNIESKEIQRLYAGAQDGYESTQLYTVSLIELENMASKMPGCHQGGLALYKLMLEAMKNI, from the exons ATGGAGAAAACAAACTACAAACTTGTGCTCTCATGCCCCTCTGGTCTCTCGCCTTCTcag GTATCTGTGGTTTTTGATCCATCTTACGATAGAATCGCCCATCCTGACATTGAATTAGAAAACTCCATTTCTGAG ATATGGGATCAGAGGGTGCAGAAGAACGCATCTTTGTACAATGGGAAAAAGTTCCGG TATGGAGGGTATACACTGTGCAACAGAGGTGGTTCACAACAAGATTTTCATGTGTGTCTCCACCTTGGTTTGACAGATTATAG GACTTTTGTGGGAACAAACCTAAATCCTCTTTGGGAAAAGTTCCTTGTTCCATCAGAAG atgaCCTTATGCAGTGTCAACACACCTCAAGTCCACTGGGTAATGGTGCAATTTTAGAGACATCTGACAAGAAAATAGTTGTGTTACAAAGAAGTTACAATGTAGGGGAATTTCCTGGACACGTTGTTTTCCCTGGAGGCCATCCAGAG CCTGAAGAAGTTGGAGCAGCATCTCATCAGATGGGTGAACGCTTAACAAATTCGGAACACAATAACACCAAGGTCTCTCAAGAAATGTTTGATAGTATAATTCGTGAAGTAGTTGAAGAAATTGGAGTACCTGTGACCTCTCTT TGCAATCCACTATTTATTGGTATATCCCGCAGGGTGTTAAACGTCAGACCAGctgcttttttctttatcaaatgtAACATCGAGTCAAAAGAAATTCAACGACTGTATGCTGGTGCACAAGATGGTTATGAATCAACCCAACTTTACACAGTTTCATTG ATTGAATTAGAAAACATGGCATCTAAAATGCCTGGCTGCCATCAAGGTGGACTTGCTCTCTATAAGCTGATGTTGGAAGCTATGAAGAATATCTGA